CCTTCGCCTCCGCCTTGGCCGCCTCCTTCTTCTGGAGGTCGAAGTCGGCGTTCGCCTCCGCCCCGGAACCCTTGAAGGCCCCGGCCGCCAGGGCCACCAGGAAGGCCACCAGGACGAACACCCCCACCAGGGCTATCGTCTGAACCGGGGTGATCTTCCCCTTTTTCTTCTCCGGTTCGGGCTGGTACTCGTGCACCGTGGTTTCCAGCATTCTTTCCACGTCTTCCCGCGAGGGTTTCCCGGTCCGTTCGTCTTCCATGGGGGTTCTCCTATTCGATGAGGACGAGGAAGTCCGGGTCCTGGCCCACGGCCAGCTCGAAGCCGCAGCCCACGAGGCCCGTGACCAGCAGGGAGAGCTTCTGGCTCGACGCCCCGTCGTGCCCGTCGCAGGCCGAATCGCACTCCCGGCTCTCGACGTTGAGGTTCACCCGCTGAATTGTGCCGTCCTGGCAAAAGCACTCCCGGAGCAGCCACAACCCCCGGGGGGTCCCGTCACCGTCCTGGGCTTCCAGGACGCCGGACTGCGCCAGGGCGATGAGTTCCGGAACGCTCCGGATGTCCTTCAGGACGATCTTCGTGCCGCCGGTGAGCCCGTCGGTCTCGAACCCGGACAGCCGGAACAGCGGCGGGGTCGTCTCGGAAAGCGTGAGGATGTTCCGCCCCTGTACGGTTTCCTCCCGCTCATACTGCTGGGCCGCCAACGTCGCAACGAGGAGGGCGCCCAGGGCGATGAGGCAGAGAAAGTGTTTCATGGCTCCCCTCCCCTACTTCCGCCGGATCTCGCAGACCGTCTCGCCGGACTTGAGGAAGAGCTTTTCCTTCCCCTGGATCACCCGGTGGACCTGGAAGTGGTCCCCCAGGTCCACGTACTTCACCGGCTCCAGCTCCTTCGGCGAGTCCTTCTTCGCCACGAAGACCCCGGGCTTGGCCTGGCACCGCGGGAGCCAGATGTAGGTGAAGGTGCCGTCGTCCACCACCTTGTCCACGGCGAAGGGGTTGCCTTCCATCGCGTAGGCCGTGTTGGCCGCCTGGAGCACGTCCTTCTGGGTCCTGTCCACCTCGGCGTCCTTCTCCTTCTCCTTGACGGCCTCCATGGACTGGAGCCGCTCGCGGACCAGCTTTGACGCCTCCCGGGCGACCTTCTGCCTGAAAAAGGTCTCGTCGTGGACGTCGATGATGACCATCTCGTCCACCTCCTCCGCCGGCTTCGTGGAGAGGTGGAAGGTGAAGAGCTTCTCGTTGGTGGTGAAGACGATGACGGAGGTCTCCTTCCCCTCGGCCAGGGGCTTCACGACGCCGATCTTGCCGTTGGACTGCCCGAAGAAGAACTTCGCGTCCGAGACCACGAAGTCCTGGATCTCCCACCCCTCGGGGAGCTGGAAGGCCGTCCCGATCCCCACGGCGGCGGCCACCTCGTAGACCTTGGTCCGGTTTT
This Acidobacteriota bacterium DNA region includes the following protein-coding sequences:
- a CDS encoding TrbG/VirB9 family P-type conjugative transfer protein — encoded protein: MKRALITLTIAAAVAALSHAKTPRTKVCNFDGENRTKVYEVAAAVGIGTAFQLPEGWEIQDFVVSDAKFFFGQSNGKIGVVKPLAEGKETSVIVFTTNEKLFTFHLSTKPAEEVDEMVIIDVHDETFFRQKVAREASKLVRERLQSMEAVKEKEKDAEVDRTQKDVLQAANTAYAMEGNPFAVDKVVDDGTFTYIWLPRCQAKPGVFVAKKDSPKELEPVKYVDLGDHFQVHRVIQGKEKLFLKSGETVCEIRRK